In one window of Egicoccus sp. AB-alg2 DNA:
- a CDS encoding GAF domain-containing protein yields the protein MPDAADHDASSTEPVEDHVDLIDRPDAGYASALSRLGGLLIDEEDLEVVLRNVVEAVRLAVPGLTSVSVTTIDEEGGYTTAVASDPRAQAVDELEYAQKEGPCVVALETGEEQLVRDVRSDDRWAAFNEAALDNGFHAVAGIPLQANGHTYGALNLFAAAPGGIDEDTMALCRRLATPVGAALANARAFRTSDRLSRQLQQRLHDIAVLHQAVGVLMADRDCDARTAAALLQRTAETTNRSLRDVAEQLVERVAEGG from the coding sequence GTGCCGGACGCCGCCGACCACGACGCCTCCTCGACCGAGCCGGTCGAGGACCACGTCGACCTGATCGACCGGCCCGACGCCGGCTACGCGTCCGCCCTGTCCCGACTGGGCGGGCTGCTCATCGACGAGGAGGACCTCGAGGTCGTCCTCCGCAACGTCGTCGAGGCCGTCCGGCTCGCCGTCCCCGGGCTGACCTCCGTCAGCGTCACCACGATCGACGAGGAAGGTGGCTACACGACCGCGGTCGCCAGTGATCCACGGGCACAGGCGGTCGACGAGCTGGAGTACGCCCAGAAGGAGGGCCCCTGTGTCGTCGCCCTGGAGACCGGCGAGGAACAGCTCGTCCGCGACGTCCGCAGCGACGACCGCTGGGCGGCCTTCAACGAGGCCGCCCTGGACAACGGCTTCCACGCCGTCGCCGGTATCCCGCTGCAGGCCAACGGTCACACCTACGGCGCGCTGAACCTGTTCGCCGCTGCCCCCGGCGGCATCGACGAGGACACGATGGCCCTGTGCCGGCGCCTGGCCACGCCTGTCGGCGCGGCGCTGGCGAATGCCCGCGCCTTCCGCACCTCCGATCGCCTCTCCCGCCAGCTGCAGCAGCGGCTGCACGACATCGCCGTGCTGCACCAGGCCGTCGGTGTGCTGATGGCCGACCGCGATTGTGACGCCCGCACGGCGGCCGCACTCCTCCAGCGCACCGCGGAGACCACCAACCGCAGCCTCCGCGACGTCGCCGAACAGCTGGTCGAGCGCGTGGCCGAGGGCGGCTGA
- a CDS encoding acyl-CoA dehydrogenase, translating into MSATTDLPPLPGDGVDPVRVQRHLDGRWAEVRDRTREELRHPLLHPRQGLSVEEHRARTLEQAQYLAKTDGPRLLFPETYGGGGDLGGSLTAFETLAHGDLSLLVKAGVQWGLFGGAILNLGNEDHRTRYLPDVINLDLPGCFAMTETGHGSDVQSLRTTATFDVDAQEWVIHTPDEDARKDYIGNAARDGRMAAVFAQLVTGDESHGVHCFLVPIRDEDGQALPGVTIEDCGHKGGLNGVDNGRLAFDHVRVPRENLLDRFGRVDEDGGYHSPIQNPTRRFFTMLGTLVTGRASVSGSALSAAKTALTIAVRYAGVRRQFKAPDSDREVVLFDFRQHQRRLLPLLAKTYALHAAQRELIGQLHESFTDDLNAEELPDRQELEARAAAIKTATTWHATNAIQVSREACGGNGYLSENRLTELKADTDIFTTFEGDNTVLLQLVAKGLLTDYREEFGSLDTFGMARFVADQVVETVVERTAARQVWQSITGIVSRDEDTDLHDRAWQLQTFAWREQHVIAGVARRLKAGIGAGRDAFDVFNEVQDHVLLAAQVHIDRVVLEAFAASVESCEDPAAAALLDRLCDLHALATIEAERGWYLEHGRFNAQRSKAITAAVNELCTQLRPYAPTLVDAFAIPDEAIGAPIALGAEHERQRLRAEALAGPG; encoded by the coding sequence GTGAGTGCCACCACCGATCTGCCGCCGTTGCCCGGTGACGGCGTGGACCCCGTCCGGGTGCAGCGCCACCTCGACGGCCGCTGGGCCGAGGTACGCGACCGCACCCGCGAAGAGCTCCGTCACCCGCTGCTGCACCCGCGGCAGGGGCTGTCGGTCGAGGAGCACCGTGCCCGCACGCTCGAGCAGGCGCAGTACCTCGCCAAGACCGACGGTCCGCGGCTGCTCTTCCCGGAGACCTACGGCGGTGGCGGCGACCTCGGCGGGTCGCTGACCGCGTTCGAGACGCTGGCCCACGGCGACCTGTCGCTGCTGGTCAAGGCCGGCGTGCAGTGGGGGTTGTTCGGCGGCGCGATCCTCAACCTCGGCAACGAGGACCACCGCACCCGCTACCTGCCGGACGTGATCAACCTCGACCTGCCCGGCTGCTTCGCGATGACGGAGACGGGCCACGGCTCGGACGTGCAGTCGCTCAGGACCACCGCGACCTTCGACGTCGACGCCCAGGAGTGGGTGATCCACACCCCGGACGAGGACGCGCGCAAGGACTACATCGGCAACGCCGCCCGCGACGGGCGGATGGCGGCCGTCTTCGCCCAGCTGGTCACCGGCGACGAGTCGCACGGCGTGCACTGCTTCCTCGTGCCGATCCGCGACGAGGACGGCCAGGCGCTGCCCGGCGTCACCATCGAGGACTGTGGCCACAAGGGCGGCCTCAACGGGGTCGACAACGGCCGGCTCGCGTTCGACCACGTGCGCGTGCCCCGCGAGAACCTGCTGGACCGCTTCGGCCGGGTCGACGAGGACGGCGGCTACCACAGCCCCATCCAGAACCCCACCCGCCGGTTCTTCACCATGCTCGGCACGCTCGTGACGGGACGGGCCAGCGTGTCCGGTTCGGCCCTGTCGGCGGCCAAGACGGCGCTGACGATCGCCGTGCGCTACGCCGGCGTGCGGCGCCAGTTCAAGGCCCCCGACAGCGACCGCGAGGTCGTGCTGTTCGACTTCCGCCAGCACCAGCGCCGCCTGCTGCCGCTGCTGGCGAAGACGTATGCGCTCCACGCCGCCCAGCGCGAGCTCATCGGACAGCTGCACGAGTCGTTCACCGACGACCTCAACGCCGAGGAGCTGCCCGACCGGCAGGAGCTGGAGGCCCGGGCCGCGGCGATCAAGACGGCCACGACCTGGCACGCGACCAACGCCATCCAGGTCAGTCGCGAGGCGTGCGGCGGCAACGGCTACCTGTCGGAGAACCGGCTCACCGAGCTGAAGGCCGACACCGACATCTTCACCACCTTCGAGGGCGACAACACCGTCCTGCTCCAGCTCGTCGCCAAGGGTCTGCTCACCGACTACCGCGAGGAGTTCGGGTCCCTCGACACCTTCGGGATGGCGCGTTTCGTCGCCGACCAGGTCGTGGAGACGGTCGTCGAGCGCACCGCCGCCCGGCAGGTGTGGCAGTCGATCACCGGCATCGTCAGCCGCGACGAGGACACCGACCTGCACGACCGGGCCTGGCAGCTACAGACGTTCGCGTGGCGCGAGCAGCACGTCATCGCCGGGGTGGCCCGTCGCCTGAAGGCCGGCATCGGCGCCGGGCGCGACGCCTTCGACGTCTTCAACGAGGTCCAGGACCACGTGCTGCTGGCAGCCCAGGTCCACATCGACCGGGTCGTGCTGGAGGCCTTCGCCGCGTCGGTCGAGTCCTGCGAGGACCCCGCGGCCGCCGCGCTGCTGGACCGCCTGTGCGACCTGCACGCCCTGGCGACCATCGAGGCCGAGCGCGGCTGGTACCTCGAGCACGGCCGCTTCAACGCCCAGCGCTCGAAGGCGATCACCGCCGCGGTCAACGAGCTGTGCACGCAGCTGCGGCCGTACGCACCGACCCTGGTCGACGCGTTCGCGATCCCCGACGAGGCGATCGGTGCCCCGATCGCCCTGGGTGCCGAGCACGAGCGGCAGCGCCTGCGCGCCGAGGCCCTCGCCGGGCCGGGCTGA
- a CDS encoding MaoC/PaaZ C-terminal domain-containing protein produces MAVVELPGLPNLGRLYARTLGSLVDPRGRPDALPDRAVEVADVEVRADHVADYADVCGFRLADEVPVTYPHLLGFPLSVHLMAAGDFPFPLPGLVHVAQRVRQSASIRVGDRLDVRVTAGDLRQHRRGRQFDVVTDIARDGASVWTGTSTYLRRERAGDGAGSSGGRDHEAAQADASSATLRLPADLGRRYGAVSGDRNPIHLHPLTARLAGFPRPIAHGMWTAARCVAAVDEHLRGTADLEVAFKQPVPLPSVVRLRTARTRAGWRFSLHDRSGARLHLTGTLDREKG; encoded by the coding sequence ATGGCCGTCGTCGAACTCCCCGGTCTGCCGAACCTCGGCCGGCTCTACGCACGCACGCTCGGCTCGCTGGTCGACCCGCGCGGTCGGCCCGACGCGCTGCCCGACCGGGCCGTCGAGGTCGCCGACGTCGAGGTCCGCGCCGACCACGTCGCCGACTACGCGGACGTCTGCGGCTTCCGGCTGGCCGACGAGGTGCCAGTCACCTACCCGCACCTGCTCGGCTTCCCGCTGTCGGTGCACCTGATGGCGGCCGGTGACTTCCCGTTCCCGCTGCCGGGGCTCGTCCACGTCGCCCAGCGCGTGCGACAGTCCGCGTCGATCCGGGTGGGCGATCGCCTGGACGTGCGCGTGACGGCCGGCGACCTGCGACAGCACCGTCGCGGCCGCCAGTTCGACGTCGTGACCGACATCGCCCGCGACGGCGCGAGCGTGTGGACCGGCACCAGCACCTACCTGCGCCGTGAGCGCGCCGGGGACGGCGCCGGCTCGTCCGGCGGACGCGACCACGAGGCGGCGCAGGCGGATGCGTCCAGCGCGACGCTGCGGCTGCCGGCCGACCTCGGACGCCGCTACGGCGCCGTCTCCGGCGACCGCAACCCGATCCACCTGCACCCGCTGACGGCCCGGCTCGCCGGCTTCCCGCGGCCGATCGCCCACGGCATGTGGACCGCCGCCCGGTGCGTCGCCGCCGTGGACGAGCACCTGCGCGGCACGGCCGACCTGGAGGTGGCGTTCAAGCAGCCCGTGCCACTGCCCTCCGTGGTGCGGCTGCGGACCGCCCGCACCCGCGCCGGCTGGCGGTTCTCCCTGCACGACCGGTCGGGTGCCCGTCTGCACCTGACCGGCACCCTCGACCGCGAAAAGGGCTGA
- a CDS encoding 3-oxoacyl-ACP reductase — translation MPDRYQQLVTSSLGRQVADALSLPVPEPLRRHEPGQPLIEGLALVGAAKGGRLLDAAVEVLEAGGADVRRTVDDSANPYGAVVFDATGLDDSSRLRELYEFYAPVVRRTGPSARLLVLAGATDEGSVRQRTAQRAIEGFTRSLAKEMRQGATCNLLRVAEGAEDRAASTLAFLLSARSAFVDGQVVTLRPTDEPVPEIADAAAPHAGRVAVVTGAAQGIGASMAAVLARDGAHVVCADVPAQGEALARVANHVGGSTLHLDVTAESAPATLVDHLRERHGGVDVVVHNAGITRDKTLAGMDDARWDAVLAVNLSSQERLDEALLDADLLRPHGRIVGVSSIGGVAGNRGQTNYATSKAGVIGRVEALAGELAGRQATINAVAPGFIETAMTASMPIGVREAGRRLSSLGQGGRPVDVAETVSWLADPRSGAVNGQVVRVCGQALMGA, via the coding sequence GTGCCCGACCGTTACCAGCAGCTCGTGACCTCGTCGCTCGGCCGTCAGGTCGCCGACGCCCTCAGCCTGCCCGTCCCCGAACCGCTGCGCCGCCACGAGCCGGGCCAGCCGCTGATCGAGGGCCTGGCGCTGGTGGGCGCGGCCAAGGGCGGCCGGCTGCTCGACGCCGCCGTGGAGGTGCTCGAAGCCGGCGGCGCCGACGTGCGGCGCACCGTCGACGACTCGGCCAACCCCTACGGGGCGGTCGTGTTCGACGCTACCGGCCTGGACGACAGCAGCCGGCTGCGGGAGCTGTACGAGTTCTACGCCCCGGTCGTCCGGCGAACCGGCCCGAGCGCGAGGCTGCTGGTGCTGGCCGGCGCGACCGACGAGGGCAGCGTCCGCCAGCGCACCGCCCAGCGCGCCATCGAGGGGTTCACCCGCTCGCTCGCCAAGGAGATGCGTCAGGGCGCCACGTGCAACCTGCTGCGCGTCGCCGAGGGCGCCGAGGACCGGGCCGCCTCCACCCTGGCGTTCCTGCTGTCGGCGCGCTCCGCGTTCGTCGACGGACAGGTGGTGACGCTGCGCCCGACCGACGAGCCGGTGCCGGAGATCGCGGACGCGGCCGCCCCGCACGCCGGCCGGGTCGCCGTCGTCACCGGCGCCGCCCAGGGCATCGGCGCGTCGATGGCGGCGGTGCTGGCGCGCGACGGTGCCCACGTCGTGTGCGCGGACGTCCCGGCGCAGGGCGAGGCGCTGGCGCGCGTCGCCAACCACGTCGGCGGCAGCACGCTGCACCTCGACGTCACCGCGGAGAGCGCCCCGGCGACGTTGGTGGACCATCTCCGTGAGCGCCACGGCGGCGTCGACGTGGTCGTCCACAACGCCGGCATCACCCGTGACAAGACGCTGGCGGGCATGGACGACGCGCGCTGGGACGCCGTGCTGGCGGTGAACCTGTCGAGCCAGGAGCGGCTCGACGAGGCGTTGCTCGACGCCGATCTGCTGCGTCCCCACGGGCGCATCGTCGGGGTGTCCTCGATCGGCGGCGTCGCCGGCAACCGTGGGCAGACCAACTACGCCACCAGCAAGGCCGGCGTGATCGGCCGGGTGGAGGCGCTGGCGGGCGAACTGGCCGGCCGGCAGGCCACGATCAACGCGGTCGCCCCGGGCTTCATCGAGACCGCCATGACCGCCAGCATGCCCATCGGCGTGCGCGAGGCGGGCCGGCGCCTGAGCAGCCTCGGCCAGGGCGGGCGCCCGGTCGATGTCGCGGAGACGGTGTCCTGGCTGGCCGATCCCCGGTCCGGCGCCGTCAACGGGCAGGTCGTGCGCGTGTGCGGCCAGGCCCTGATGGGGGCCTGA
- a CDS encoding acetyl-CoA C-acetyltransferase: MEARPAAILGGNRTPFARQHGPYARASNADLLGAALDGLVARFGLRGERPGEVVAGAVLKHSRDFNLTREVVLGSALDHATPAHDVQMACGTGLETVIGVANKIALGQIDWGIAGGTDTTSDAPLALNDRLRRLLLDLNAARSTAERLKLVARLRPGQLVPEQPRNAEPRTGLSMGEHAAVTAAAWEIDRESQDALAVASHHHLAAAYERGFLDDLVTPFLGLQRDQNLRPDTSLEKLAKLKPVFGVGTFGDDATMTAGNSTPLSDGASTVLLGSDEWAQQRGLPVLAHLTHARTAAVDYVHGGEDGSPPEGLLMAPVYAVPRLLEDAGLTLQDFDVYEIHEAFASTVLATLAAWEDERFCKERLGLDAPLGAIDRDKLNVTGSSLAAGHPFAATGGRIVATAAKLLHERGGGRALISICAAGGNGVVAILEK; the protein is encoded by the coding sequence ATGGAGGCGCGTCCCGCAGCGATCCTCGGCGGCAACCGCACGCCCTTCGCCCGCCAGCACGGGCCCTATGCCCGCGCGAGCAACGCCGACCTGCTCGGCGCCGCCCTGGACGGACTCGTGGCCCGCTTCGGGCTGCGCGGCGAGCGGCCCGGCGAGGTGGTGGCGGGTGCGGTGCTCAAGCACAGCCGCGACTTCAACCTGACCCGCGAGGTGGTGCTCGGCTCGGCCCTCGACCACGCCACCCCCGCCCATGACGTCCAGATGGCGTGCGGCACGGGGCTGGAGACGGTGATCGGCGTGGCCAACAAGATCGCCCTTGGCCAGATCGACTGGGGCATCGCGGGCGGCACGGACACCACCAGCGACGCGCCGCTGGCCTTGAACGACCGGCTGCGCCGGCTGCTGCTCGACCTGAACGCCGCACGCTCGACCGCCGAGCGCCTCAAGCTGGTCGCCCGCCTCCGGCCCGGGCAGCTGGTGCCGGAGCAGCCGCGCAACGCCGAGCCCCGCACGGGGTTGTCGATGGGCGAGCACGCCGCCGTCACCGCCGCCGCGTGGGAGATCGACCGCGAGTCGCAGGACGCGCTGGCCGTCGCGAGCCACCACCACCTCGCCGCCGCCTACGAGCGCGGCTTCCTCGACGACCTCGTGACGCCGTTCCTGGGTCTGCAGCGCGACCAGAACCTGCGCCCCGACACCTCGCTGGAGAAGCTCGCGAAGCTGAAGCCCGTGTTCGGTGTCGGCACCTTCGGCGACGACGCGACCATGACCGCGGGCAACTCGACGCCGCTGTCGGACGGCGCGTCCACGGTGCTGTTGGGCTCCGACGAGTGGGCGCAGCAGCGTGGCCTGCCCGTGCTGGCACACCTCACCCACGCGCGTACCGCGGCGGTCGACTACGTCCACGGCGGCGAGGACGGCAGCCCGCCCGAGGGCCTGCTCATGGCTCCGGTGTACGCCGTCCCGCGGCTGCTCGAGGACGCCGGGCTCACGTTGCAGGACTTCGACGTCTACGAGATCCACGAGGCCTTCGCCTCCACCGTGCTGGCGACGCTGGCCGCGTGGGAGGACGAGCGCTTCTGCAAGGAGCGGCTCGGCCTGGACGCGCCGCTGGGCGCCATCGACCGCGACAAGCTCAACGTGACCGGCTCGTCGCTGGCCGCCGGCCACCCCTTCGCGGCCACCGGCGGCCGCATCGTCGCCACCGCCGCGAAGCTGCTCCACGAGCGGGGCGGCGGCCGGGCCCTGATCTCCATCTGCGCCGCCGGCGGCAACGGCGTCGTCGCCATCCTGGAGAAGTGA
- a CDS encoding LacI family DNA-binding transcriptional regulator yields the protein MSSGGTPRPGAPTLEAVARAAGVSRSTVSRVVTGNPRVSPSARRAVEAAVARLGYVPNQAARSLATRRTGTVALVVREPESRVFDEPFFGAVVRGVSRAIARTDLQLALLLAAADPAHDPDGEHARRRVERFLLGGHADGALLLSLHVDDPLAGDLHAAGLPIVLGGRPNVEDLEVSWVDADNRGGAAVATEYLLAAGRRRVGILTGPLDMVAGRDRLAGYHDAHVARGLPVAAELETTGDFTREGGAAAMARLLAAAPDVDGVVAASDLAALGALQVLSTAGRRVPGDVAVVGFDDSVVARSAQPPLTTVRQPVEELGARMVDLLLARLAGEEAPRHVVLPTTLIVRDSA from the coding sequence GTGAGCTCCGGCGGGACGCCGCGGCCGGGGGCGCCGACCCTCGAGGCGGTCGCGCGTGCTGCCGGCGTCTCCCGGTCGACCGTCAGCCGCGTCGTCACCGGCAACCCGCGCGTGTCGCCGTCCGCGCGACGCGCCGTCGAAGCGGCCGTCGCACGCCTCGGCTACGTGCCGAACCAGGCCGCCCGCTCGCTGGCGACGCGCCGGACCGGCACGGTGGCGCTGGTCGTGCGCGAGCCGGAGTCGCGCGTGTTCGACGAACCGTTCTTCGGGGCGGTCGTCCGCGGGGTCAGCCGGGCGATCGCCCGCACGGACCTGCAACTGGCGCTGCTCCTGGCCGCCGCCGACCCGGCGCACGACCCCGACGGCGAGCACGCGCGCCGGCGCGTCGAGCGCTTCCTGCTCGGCGGGCACGCCGACGGTGCCCTGCTGTTGTCCCTGCACGTGGACGATCCGCTCGCCGGCGATCTCCACGCCGCCGGTCTGCCGATCGTGCTGGGCGGCCGCCCCAACGTCGAGGACCTCGAGGTGTCCTGGGTCGACGCCGACAACCGCGGCGGCGCGGCGGTGGCCACCGAGTACCTGCTGGCCGCGGGCCGCCGGCGCGTCGGGATCCTGACCGGGCCGCTCGACATGGTGGCCGGCCGTGACCGGCTCGCGGGCTACCACGACGCCCACGTCGCCCGAGGCCTGCCCGTGGCCGCCGAGCTCGAGACGACCGGGGACTTCACCCGCGAGGGTGGCGCCGCCGCCATGGCGCGGCTGCTGGCCGCGGCGCCCGACGTCGACGGCGTGGTCGCCGCCTCCGACCTCGCCGCCCTCGGCGCACTGCAGGTGCTGAGCACGGCCGGCCGTCGGGTACCCGGTGACGTCGCCGTCGTGGGCTTCGACGACTCGGTCGTCGCTCGCTCCGCCCAGCCGCCACTGACGACCGTGCGACAGCCCGTCGAGGAACTGGGCGCACGGATGGTGGACCTGCTGCTGGCGCGCCTGGCGGGGGAGGAGGCACCTCGCCACGTCGTGCTGCCGACGACGCTCATCGTCCGCGACTCCGCCTGA
- a CDS encoding GH1 family beta-glucosidase, translating to MVVSADRLPAVTYGVATSSYQIEGAVDVDGRAPSIWDTFSHTPGAVAGGETGDVACDHYHRFEEDLDLLAWLGVDSYRFSIAWPRVLPDGREVEARGLAFYDRLVDGLLARGIRPLATLYHWDLPQVLEDAGGWERREVVDAFARYARVVAEHLGDRVRDWSTLNEPWCSAFLGYDLGVHAPGVRDPRRAVAAAHHLLLAHGRASRVLRETLGAGAQVGIVLNPAPVRPASDAADDRAAVELADGLRNRVWTDPLFRAAYPDDVLAAWDPIADLATLHREGDLQEIAAPVDLLGVNYYTPLYVGARTSGHTGPAPAGPGQDHLVEVPGPAPASALGWSIDASGLFDLLTRLHTDYAVPLAVTETGGAFPDPVRDGGEVDDQDRIAYLDGHLEAFARAGEAGADLRGFYVWTLLDNFEWAEGYAPTFGIVHVDRATLRRTPKASAHWYRALLADRAGAVG from the coding sequence ATGGTCGTCTCCGCGGACCGGCTGCCAGCCGTCACCTACGGCGTGGCGACGTCCAGCTACCAGATCGAGGGGGCGGTCGACGTCGACGGCCGCGCCCCGTCCATCTGGGACACGTTCAGCCACACGCCCGGCGCGGTGGCCGGTGGCGAGACCGGCGACGTGGCCTGCGACCACTACCACCGCTTCGAGGAGGACCTCGACCTGCTCGCGTGGCTCGGCGTGGACAGCTACCGGTTCTCGATCGCCTGGCCCCGCGTCCTGCCTGACGGTCGGGAGGTGGAGGCGCGCGGACTGGCCTTCTACGACCGCCTCGTCGACGGTCTGCTCGCGCGCGGCATCCGGCCGCTGGCGACCCTCTACCACTGGGACCTGCCCCAGGTGCTGGAGGACGCCGGCGGCTGGGAACGACGGGAGGTCGTCGACGCCTTCGCCCGCTACGCCCGGGTCGTGGCCGAACACCTCGGTGACCGGGTCCGCGACTGGAGCACGCTCAACGAGCCCTGGTGCTCGGCGTTCCTGGGCTATGACCTCGGCGTCCATGCTCCCGGCGTGCGCGACCCACGCCGCGCCGTGGCGGCCGCGCACCATCTGCTGCTGGCCCACGGGCGCGCGAGCCGGGTCCTGCGCGAGACGCTGGGCGCGGGCGCCCAGGTCGGCATCGTCCTGAACCCCGCCCCGGTGCGTCCGGCGTCCGACGCCGCCGACGACCGGGCAGCCGTAGAACTCGCCGACGGCCTGCGCAACCGCGTCTGGACCGATCCGCTGTTCCGCGCGGCCTACCCCGACGACGTGCTGGCGGCCTGGGACCCGATCGCCGATCTCGCGACCCTGCACCGTGAGGGCGACCTGCAGGAGATCGCCGCTCCCGTCGACCTGCTGGGCGTCAACTACTACACGCCGCTCTACGTCGGCGCCCGCACCAGCGGCCACACCGGTCCGGCGCCCGCCGGACCCGGGCAGGACCACCTCGTCGAGGTGCCCGGTCCGGCCCCGGCCAGCGCCCTCGGCTGGAGCATCGACGCCAGCGGCCTGTTCGACCTGCTCACGCGCCTGCACACCGACTACGCGGTACCGCTGGCCGTCACCGAGACCGGCGGTGCCTTCCCGGACCCGGTCCGCGACGGCGGCGAGGTGGACGACCAGGACCGCATCGCCTACCTCGACGGCCACCTCGAGGCGTTCGCGCGGGCGGGCGAGGCCGGCGCGGACCTGCGCGGCTTCTACGTGTGGACCCTGCTCGACAACTTCGAGTGGGCCGAGGGCTACGCGCCGACCTTCGGCATCGTGCACGTCGACCGCGCCACCTTGCGGCGCACACCGAAGGCGTCGGCGCACTGGTACCGCGCCCTGCTCGCCGACCGCGCCGGGGCGGTGGGGTGA
- a CDS encoding ABC transporter substrate-binding protein, which produces MRHTKRLVAAMAAAALALTACGNGDDGDTAAPEGEGGTAEGGEGDSDISGEEVSVFGAPTSVEGDAINAVIQEYFNEPTGANAFYEGSDSFESQVQIRIDGGNPPDIAIYPQPGAVVDQAEQGNAISLESMGFDIAELEERFGEYLISLGEYEGEHYGIPTNVNYKSLIWYNIPVFEAQGYEIPETYEDLVALSEQMVADGYTPWAIGTGSDDATGWPATDWMEDIVLRQAGPDTYDGWVSNEVPFDDPAIVEAAETFDQILDGEGFVAGGKSAIPDIDFRDAPDGIIGDEPQALMHRQASFIVNFFPEGAEFGTDYGVFPFPTIDGNDGALIAGELATVFNDTPAVREFIRVFTDTDAQCAQGTFEGVARISPNVNTTAECYDDEVVATSAENVLTALREGTARFDASDLMPPQVGSGSFWTAMNEWMRGGDINALLTDVQNSWPAE; this is translated from the coding sequence ATGCGTCACACGAAGAGGTTGGTCGCGGCGATGGCCGCCGCCGCGCTCGCGTTGACCGCCTGCGGTAACGGTGATGACGGGGACACCGCCGCGCCGGAGGGCGAGGGCGGCACCGCCGAGGGCGGCGAGGGCGACAGCGACATCAGCGGCGAGGAGGTGTCCGTCTTCGGTGCACCGACGAGCGTCGAGGGCGACGCCATCAACGCCGTGATCCAGGAGTACTTCAACGAGCCCACGGGCGCGAACGCGTTCTACGAGGGCTCGGACAGCTTCGAGTCGCAGGTGCAGATCCGCATCGACGGTGGCAACCCGCCGGACATCGCGATCTACCCGCAGCCCGGCGCCGTCGTCGACCAGGCCGAGCAGGGCAACGCCATCTCGCTCGAGTCGATGGGCTTCGACATCGCGGAGCTCGAGGAGCGCTTCGGCGAGTACCTGATCTCGCTCGGCGAGTACGAGGGCGAGCACTACGGCATCCCGACCAACGTCAACTACAAGTCGCTCATCTGGTACAACATTCCGGTCTTCGAGGCCCAGGGCTACGAGATCCCGGAGACCTACGAGGACCTGGTCGCCCTCTCCGAGCAGATGGTCGCCGACGGCTACACCCCGTGGGCGATCGGGACCGGCTCCGACGACGCCACCGGCTGGCCCGCGACCGACTGGATGGAGGACATCGTCCTGCGCCAGGCGGGGCCGGACACCTACGACGGCTGGGTCAGCAACGAGGTGCCGTTCGACGACCCCGCCATCGTGGAGGCTGCCGAGACCTTCGACCAGATCCTCGACGGCGAGGGCTTCGTCGCGGGTGGCAAGTCGGCGATCCCGGACATCGACTTCCGCGACGCCCCCGACGGGATCATCGGTGACGAACCGCAGGCCCTGATGCACCGGCAGGCGTCGTTCATCGTCAACTTCTTCCCCGAGGGCGCGGAGTTCGGGACCGACTACGGCGTGTTCCCGTTCCCGACCATCGACGGCAACGACGGCGCGCTGATCGCCGGTGAGCTCGCGACCGTGTTCAACGACACACCGGCGGTCCGCGAATTCATCCGGGTCTTCACGGACACGGACGCGCAGTGCGCCCAGGGCACCTTCGAGGGCGTCGCCCGGATCTCGCCGAACGTCAACACGACGGCCGAGTGCTACGACGACGAGGTCGTGGCGACCTCGGCGGAGAACGTGCTGACCGCGCTGCGTGAGGGCACGGCTCGCTTCGACGCGTCGGACCTGATGCCGCCGCAGGTGGGCTCGGGCTCCTTCTGGACCGCCATGAACGAGTGGATGCGGGGCGGCGACATCAACGCCCTGCTGACCGACGTCCAGAACAGCTGGCCGGCCGAGTAA